Proteins co-encoded in one Podospora pseudoanserina strain CBS 124.78 chromosome 7 map unlocalized CBS124.78p_7, whole genome shotgun sequence genomic window:
- a CDS encoding uncharacterized protein (EggNog:ENOG503Q3C3; COG:S) — translation MPSPPPKIAISLGGSGSGSQIKKRTRPTFGKRHRASANDQNYDDSDSDNSQSDNGRSGSKLNGRAETILTYGDDEFTSSSFRSRKDSHRGSDRERDSRRDRDGHRERERERDRSRDRARSSHNRRRRRSPSTSQTTDQQDSKKPVQWGLAINPKSTNSRSSPLKRSPSPDQASKPPKSLNDEALESLLGESSQPKKRKLNLESEDPDREPQAEDYEAVPIDDFGAALLRNFGWNGQMQGKVKEVKRHADLAGLGARNLKAGEETGTWDPKAGMHKKDTRPVRLNDYRKEEEKKRQRREDQRGHNSYRRELEREREQERTCFYCVLF, via the exons AtgccttcaccacctccaaagaTTGCCATCTCTCTGGgaggcagcggcagcggctcTCAAATCAAAAAGCGCACCCGTCCCACCTTCGGCAAACGACACCGCGCCAGCGCAAATGACCAAAACTACGACGATTCCGACTCGGACAATTCCCAGAGCGACAATGGCCGCTCCGGCAGCAAGCTCAACGGTCGCGCCGAGACCATCCTGACCTATGGCGACGACGAGTTTACTTCTTCCTCATTCAGGTCTCGGAAGGACAGTCACAGGGGCAGCGACAGAGAAAGGGATAGTCGCAGAGACAGAGACGGCcacagagaaagagaaagagaaagagacagATCCAGAGACAGGGCAAGATCCTCTCACAACCGGCGGCGACGACGCTCCCCCTCtacctcccaaaccaccgACCAGCAGGACTCCAAAAAGCCCGTCCAGTGGGGCCtcgccatcaaccccaaatccaccaACTCCAGATCCTCCCCGCTCAAGAGAAGCCCCTCTCCAGATCAGGCTTCAAAGCCCCCCAAATCTCTCAACGACGAAGCTCTCGAGTCCCTCCTCGGGGAATCATCTCAGcccaagaagcgcaagctcAATCTCGAATCAGAAGACCCAGACCGCGAACCCCAAGCAGAGGACTACGAGGCCGTGCCTATCGACGACTTTGGCGCGGCTTTGCTGCGCAACTTTGGCTGGAACGGCCAAATGCAGGGCAAGGTCAAAGAGGTGAAACGACATGCTGATCTCGCAGGCTTGGGCGCAAGAAACTTGAAAGCAGGCGAGGAGACGGGGACTTGGGACCCGAAGGCGGGAATGCACAAAAAGGATACAAGGCCGGTTCGTCTCAATGATTACcgcaaagaagaggaaaaaaagcGGCAGCGGCGTGAGGATCAACGCGGGCATAACAGCTACAGACGTGAGCTAGAGCGGGAAAGGGAGCAGGAAC GTACATGCTTCTACTGCGTGCTCTTTTGA
- a CDS encoding uncharacterized protein (EggNog:ENOG503NUVA; COG:P), with protein MSKQKSGLGSGLPKNANDAEQSAQVELYNVTLAESAEQREREMTFGEALKADRRLIMYSIGFSGTIIMEGYGLALMTYLFTLEPFNRKYGVLTADGKYEVEYIWKVLLPLTAQIGSIIGIFVTTPCTKWFGYKWTTLLMLIFSATLVAMPFFAPNIMILCVGFFLQGIPWGVFQVVSPAYASEVSTIQLRPILTTWNNLCWVIGQLLSAGAIKGFSVAFRTEWAFRIPFGLQWIFTFLLAIGIWLAPESPYWYIQKGEIARGRQAIVKLVRKGDPSMAEEKLALMQHTIQQEHTKDAEIAQLGKWERIKLMLKGSDARRTEIACIAWTIQAMCGSSIIAWGPKLFENSGLDASQSLSVNMALPAAGLLGTLASWWLMAYVGRRSIYFYGLLVMALLLVACGGASYAPANVSGWAAGGVLTVYTMVYDLTVGPICYSIVSEIPSIRYRAVTLSAARGAYLGSNLINHFLTPKMLSAPSEGGWGLGSRTGFVYAVLCLLSATYTWFRIPETNGLSARSLDILFQHGVSARQFNNATAAQYEQLDREKNTRLTNTASQNSVFSVHAVSSKAQ; from the exons ATGTCCAAGCAAAAGTCAGGGCTGGGGAGTGGCTTGCCCAAAAACGCCAATGATGCCGAACAATCAGCCCAAGTCGAGCTCTATAATGTGACGCTTGCCGAGTCCGCTGAGCAGCGTGAAAGAGAGATGACTTTTGGCGAGGCCCTCAAGGCAGACAGGCGCTTGATCATGTATTCGATCGGCTTTTCGGGAACCATCATAATGGAGGGTTACGGTCTTGCCCTGATGACATACCTCTTTACCCTGGAACCCTTCAACCGCAAGTACGGCGTTCTAACAGCCGATGGGAAATATGAG GTTGAATACATTTGGAAGGTTCTTCTGCCGCTCACGGCGCAGATTGGCTCCATCATCGGGATCTTTGTTACAACGCCGTGTACCAAATGGTTCGGTTACAAGTGGACGACACTCCTGATGCTTATTTTCTCAGCCACTCTCGTCGCCATGCCTTTCTTCGCGCCCAACATCATGATATTGTGCGTCGGGTTCTTCCTCCAGGGTATCCCATGGGGTGTCTTCCAGGTCGTCAGCCCTGCTTACGCCTCCGAGGTGTCCACCATTCAGCTTCGTCCCATCTTGACTACGTGGAACAATCTTTGCTGGGTTATTGGCCAGCTGCTGTCAGCAGGAGCTATCAAGGGCTTCTCGGTGGCTTTCCGCACTGAATGGGCCTTCAGGATCCCTTTCGGTCTTCAATGGATCTTCACATTCCTGCTCGCCATTGGTATTTGGTTAGCCCCCGAGTCTCCGTACTGGTACATCCAAAAGGGTGAGATAGCCCGTGGCCGGCAGGCGATCGTTAAGCTAGTTCGCAAAGGAGATCCGAGCATGGCCGAAGAGAAGCTTGCCCTGATGCAGCACACCATTCAGCAGGAACATACGAAGGACGCTGAGATCGCCCAGCTTGGCAAGTGGGAGAGAATCAAGCTCATGCTCAAAGGCTCTGACGCCCGGAGAACCGAGATCGCCTGCATTGCGTGGACTATCCAGGCCATGTGCGGCTCCAGCATCATTGCATGGGGTCCCAAGCTTTTCGAGAATTCCGGGTTGGACGCCAGCCAGTCTTTGTCTGTCAACATGGCTTTGCCCGCTGCAGGACTGCTTGGAACACTGGCCTcctggtggttgatggcgtaCGTGGGTCGGCGATCCATTTACTTCTACGGCCTCCTTGTGATGGCGTTACTCCTGGTGGCATGCGGTGGTGCTTCCTACGCCCCAGCTAACGTCTCGGGATGGGCAGCTGGTGGAGTGTTGACCGTCTACACCATGGTGTACGACCTTACTGTCGGCCCGATCTGCTACTCAATTGTATCTGAAATACCGTCTATTCGCTACCGCGCTGTCACTCTCTCAGCAGCTCGCGGCGCATACCTGGGATCCAACCTGATCAACCATTTCTTGACACCTAAGATGTTGAGCGCGCCTAGTGAAGGCGGCTGGGGACTCGGATCGCGGACGGGCTTCGTCTACGCAGTCCTTTGCCTCCTTAGTGCTACCTACACTTGGTTCCGCATCCCTGAGACTAACGGCCTCTCGGCTCGCTCTCTGGATATTTTGTTCCAGCACGGTGTTTCGGCGAGACAGTTCAACAATGCCACGGCTGCTCAATATGAGCAGCTAGATCGCGAGAAGAACACTCGGTTGACCAATACCGCGTCGCAGAATAGTGTTTTTTCAGTACATGCGGTTTCGAGCAAGGCTCAATGA
- the MT2 gene encoding Sphingolipid C9-methyltransferase 2 (COG:M; EggNog:ENOG503NUUX), with translation MSKPDAANGNGTSLNFKFVETPKAGPFTFEKSEDCGVRTTSYPTIKNAPLPADAAGTDAFSNAALFSLLIGVPWYFSWKVGGGLKTTIFFALITSLPIISGFWLATSTLAPRKNEKAKFPGRPVEHYLTFKKPEDKAKYAGKNKIPMETFHEMYFDGEVDFNGDCLEVLEYRHDWASFRFTLSLVKFFFTGMIPEVIMHTRSQDEEQVRDHYDRGDDFYGWFLGPRMIYTSGIIADINKEESLEQLQDNKLAVVCEKIELKKDEKLLDIGCGWGTLARFASVNYGAKTTGITLGRNQTAWGNKALRNAGIPEDQSKILCMDYRDIPVPEGGYSKITCLEMAEHVGVRHFHGFLKQVHNMLDDDGIFFLQIAGLRKHWQFEDLIWGLFMNKYIFPGADASTPLGWFVDRCEGAGFEVKSVDTIGVHYSGTLWRWYRNWMANQDKVVAKYGKRWFRIWEFFLAYSTIISRQGSATCYQIVLHKNDNGFHRIEGTPSQLGLHGALANTKADLTAWAAREASEFPQVPAN, from the exons ATGTCGAAACCAGACGCTGCCAATGGCAATGgcacctccctcaactttAAGTTCGTTGAGACGCCCAAGGCCGGTCCTTTCACCTTTGAGAAGTCGGAGGACTGTGGTGTCCGCACCACCTCG TACCCAACCATCAAGAATGCCCCTCTGCCCGCCGATGCCGCTGGCACAGATGCCTTCTCCAACGCCgccctcttttctctcctgaTCGGTGTCCCCTGGTACTTCTCATGGAaggttggcggtggcctGAAGacaaccatcttcttcgccctcatcacctccctgCCCATCATCTCTGGTTTCTGGCTGGCCACCTCGACCCTTGCCCCCCGCAAGAATGAGAAGGCCAAGTTCCCCGGCCGCCCTGTCGAGCACTACCTCACCTTCAAGAAGCCCGAGGATAAGGCCAAGTATGCTGGCAAGAACAAGATCCCCATGGAGACCTTCCATGAGATGTACTTTGACGGCGAGGTTGACTTCAACGGTGACTGCcttgaggttttggagtACCGCCACGACTGGGCCAGCTTCCGCTTCACTCTCAGCTTGGTCAAGTTCTTCTTCACTGGCATGATTCCCGAGGTCATTATGCACACTCGCTCTCAGG ATGAGGAGCAGGTCCGTGACCACTACGACCGCGGTGATGACTTTTACGGCTGGTTCCTCGGCCCGCGTATGATCTACACTTCTGGTATCATTGCCGACATCAACAAGGAGGAGTCTTTGGAGCAGCTCCAGGACAACAagcttgctgttgtttgCGAAAAGAttgagctcaagaaggacgagaagcTTCTCGACATCGGCTGCGGCTGGGGCACTCTTGCCCGCTTCGCCAGTGTCAactatggcgccaagaccACCGGTATCACTCTCGGCCGCAACCAGACTGCTTGGGGCAACAAGGCTTTGCGCAATGCTGGCATTCCCGAGGACCAGAGCAAGATTCTGTGCATGGACTACCGTGATATCCCCGTCCCTGAGGGTGGCTACAGCAAGATTACCTGCTTGGAGATGGCCGAGCACGTTGGTGTCCGCCACTTCCACGGTTTCCTCAAGCAGGTTCACAACATGCTCGACGACGATGGtatcttcttcttgcagaTTGCTGGTCTCCGTAAGCACTGGCAGTTTGAGGATCTCATCTGGGGTCTTTTCATGAACAAGTACATCTTCCCCGGCGCCGATGCCTCTACCCCTCTCGGCTGGTTCGTTGACCGCTGCGAGGGCGCTGGCTTCGAGGTCAAGAGCGTTGATACCATTGGTGTTCACTACTCTGGTACTCTCTGGAGATGGTACAGGAACTGGATGGCAAACCAGGACAAGGTTGTTGCCAAGTACGGCAAGAGATGGTTCCGC ATCTGGGAGTTCTTCCTTGCCTACTCTACCATCATCTCTCGCCAGGGTTCCGCCACTTGCTACCAGATCGTTCTCCACAAGAACGACAACGGCTTCCACCGCATCGAGGGCACTCCTTCTCAGCTTGGTCTCCACGGCGCTCTGGCCAATACCAAAGCTGACCTGACCGCCTGGGCTGCTCGTGAGGCTTCCGAGTTTCCCCAGGTGCCTGCCAACTAA
- a CDS encoding uncharacterized protein (EggNog:ENOG503P7S4; COG:S), with translation MATFSPSIPLSAPARRLTTLRRITTSRPSLLSSFTTTPRISAACFFSSPSRTLSKGGAPLAHNNEPVPTSSPTTDFSSLDVLGNTPVPSTSIDVCHHDGFSLNSGVQITNGSGALLIGGEAFEWKPWLTKDEKGTRKKMINSKWQWEIDPESLGVLSVVWPRPDLLILGVGKYNRPISPKTRQAIGEMGMRVEVLDTRNAASQYNLLATERGVGDVAAALVPIGFEE, from the exons ATGGCGACGTTCTCACCCTCCATACCCCTTTCCGCCCCCGCGCGAAGGCTCACCACTCTCCGtcgcatcaccacctccagacCATCCCTCCTCAGCTCCTTCACAACAACTCCCAGGATATCCGCCgcttgcttcttctcctccccctcccgcaccctctccaaaGGCGGCGCCCCCCTAGCGCACAACAACGAGCCAGtcccgacctcctccccgactACCGACTTCTCCAGCCTTGACGTGCTAGGCAACACCCCCGTCCCGTCCACCTCCATCGACGTCTGCCACCACGACggcttctccctcaactctGGGGTGCAAATCACCAACGGCAGCGGGGCCTTGCTCATAGGCGGGGAGGCGTTTGAGTGGAAACCATGGCTTACCAAAGACGAGAAaggaacaagaaaaaagatgATCAACAGCAAGTGGCAGTGGGAAATTGACCCCGAGagtttgggggtgttgagtgTTGTTTGGCCTAGGCCTG ATCTCCTGATCCTAGGAGTAGGTAAATACAACAGGCCCATCAGCCCAAAGACGCGACAGGCGATCGGCGAGATGGGCATGAGGGTCGAGGTGTTAGACACGAGAAACGCGGCGAGCCAGTACAACCTTTTGGCgacggagaggggggtgggggatgtggcTGCCGCGTTGGTGCCGATTGGGTTTGAGGAGTGA
- the RPL34B gene encoding 60S ribosomal protein L34B (COG:J; EggNog:ENOG503P2ZU): MANNRVTYRRRNPYNTSSNRTRVVKTPGGELRVLHIKKRGTAPKCGDCGIKLPGIPALRPKEYAQISKPKKTVQRAYGGSRCGNCVRDRIVRAFLIEEQKIVKKVLKEQTAADKKK, encoded by the exons ATGGCCAACAACAGAGTCACCTACCGTCGCCGGAACCC CTACAACACCTCGTCCAACCGGACGCGGGTTGTCAAGACTCCCGGTGGTGAGCTCCGTGTTCTTCACATCAAGAAGCGCGGCACTGCCCCCAAGTGTGGCGACTGCGGCATCAAACTCCCTGGT ATCCCCGCCCTCCGCCCCAAGGAGTATGCCCAGAtctccaagcccaagaagaccGTCCAGCGCGCGTATGGTGGCTCAAGATGCGGCAACTGCGTCCGTGACCGTATCGTTCGTGCTTTCCTCATTGAGGAGCAGAAGATCGTCAAGAAGGTGCTGAAGGAGCAGACCGCcgccgacaagaagaaatAA
- a CDS encoding uncharacterized protein (EggNog:ENOG503P8HZ) has translation MASNHPTQAQPAKDSAQQEEEKLEDALYHLNQLHLQATSTASLGASAHAGAAEYQTTLPYAPLQPLLNPPFPEAMYAAFMQSVDSTTKELGSFRDALGSPETKAIWNRVNVSQKRDPKGIKQWRAVDDPFWGDPDRKRVKTE, from the exons ATGGCCAGCAATCATCCAACCCAGGCCCAACCAGCCAAAGACAGCgcgcagcaggaggaggagaagctggaggatgcACTCTACCACTTGAACCAGCTGCATCTCCAGGCAA CTTCGACGGCTTCGCTCGGCGCTTCCGCGCATGCTGGAGCCGCTGAATACCAAACAACCCTCCCGTatgcccccctccaacccctgcTCAACCCTCCTTTTC CCGAGGCCATGTATGCCGCCTTTATGCAGTCTGTTGATTCTACAACCAAAGAGCTGGGCAGCTTCCGCGATGCCTTGGGCAGCCCGGAGACCAAGGCTATATGGAACAGAGTTAACGTCAGTCAAAAAAGAGATCCCAAGGGCATCAAACAATGGCGAGCGGTGGATGATCCTTTTTGGGGTGATCCTGATCGGAAAAGGGTGAAGACGGAATAA
- a CDS encoding uncharacterized protein (EggNog:ENOG503PB9A; COG:S), protein MESQGAPGASQQPRSRKRQRTSRVPEAGNTASPALTPVSQLPQGWGAAMANSNHPQAVRSHVIDTVPIQSSFSSQQLDRSHEPDGLMNSYSNQHHNAHSQYPDPQPTLASAPHPDTSGLSSLSNLAGEQHQHHGQHQQQHPQHPHQQHAHHHHPSQQAQQQQQQQSQQQSQPQQQQPTQHQHQQQQQQQQQQRPSISVNPSAAKPDSRALFQQQYGGVKHTAGDSPPANVANPTSAGPSYSNLPVWHGTPTPTGSSQPAPQLGSASSMPPQSPVPGNPGGGGLGPPPESIYQTFDELLAAVQRHAKEQGYSIVKLRASNYRDGKPTRYDLVCDRGGVKYNSTAKKRNPSTRKVDCPWRAKAVCEVNLGNQWRFVVQEVRHNHEARVAAAQPGQENTPVAQSIRSLNHKIDRISHEMSQGFSRLEQVVVQRLDNMEKRLEALETGRPAMLGNGGVPSMGTPSMPTANMGGGNMGNAPMTNGGMQPLVDSRMGALESRLTQIEMMEEDPSRLSLMVNT, encoded by the coding sequence ATGGAGTCCCAGGGAGCTCCAGGAGCTTCGCAGCAGCCACGGAGCCGCAAGCGCCAGCGCACCTCCAGGGTGCCGGAAGCCGGAAATACTGCCTCTCCAGCACTCACCCCTGTCAGCCAGCTCCCCCAGGGCTGGGGGGCTGCCATGgcaaacagcaaccacccccaGGCCGTGCGCAGCCATGTCATTGACACCGTGCCAATTCAGTCCAGCTTCTCGTCACAGCAGCTCGACAGATCCCATGAGCCAGACGGCTTGATGAACAGCTACAGCAACCAACATCATAATGCCCATTCCCAGTACCCCgatccccaacccaccctcgcctccgccCCGCATCCCGACACGTCTGGTCTGAGCAGTCTGAGCAACCTAGCCGgcgagcagcaccagcatcacggccagcaccaacaacagcaccctcagcaccctcaccagcagcacgcccaccaccatcacccttccCAGCAggcgcaacagcagcagcagcagcagtcgcaACAgcaatcccaaccccaacaacaacagccgacccagcaccagcaccaacagcagcagcagcagcagcagcagcagcgccctAGTATCAGCGTGAACCCATCAGCAGCCAAGCCTGACAGCCGCGCTCTCTTCCAGCAGCAATACGGCGGTGTTAAGCACACCGCTGGTGATTCCCCTCCCGCAAACGTGGCGAACCCAACCTCCGCCGGTCCTTCCTACTCGAATCTGCCGGTCTGGCACGGCACGCCCACTCCCACCGGCTCGTCGCAACCCGCGCCTCAGCTtggctcggcctcctcgatgCCACCGCAGTCGCCAGTACCGGGCAATCCTGGCGGAGGTGGCCTGGGCCCGCCTCCAGAAAGCATATATCAGACTTTCGACGAGCTGCTTGCCGCAGTACAGCGCCATGCGAAGGAGCAAGGTTATTCCATTGTGAAGCTACGCGCCAGCAACTACCGCGATGGTAAGCCGACGCGCTACGACCTTGTATGCGATCGCGGCGGAGTCAAGTACAACAGCACGGCCAAGAAGCGCAACCCAAGCACGCGCAAGGTTGATTGCCCATGGCGGGCCAAGGCCGTGTGCGAGGTCAACTTGGGCAATCAGTGGAGGTTCGTTGTCCAGGAGGTCCGGCATAACCATGAGGCGCGTGTTGCTGCGGCTCAACCGGGACAAGAAAACACACCTGTCGCGCAAAGTATCCGCAGCCTCAATCATAAAATCGACCGCATCTCCCATGAGATGAGCCAGGGTTTCAGTCGATTGGAACAGGTCGTTGTGCAGCGCTTGGACAACATGGAGAAGCGATTAGAAGCTCTTGAGACAGGTCGACCAGCAATGCTCGGAAATGGTGGTGTACCGTCCATGGGAACACCAAGCATGCCAACTGCTAATATGGGCGGCGGCAATATGGGCAATGCCCCGATGACGAACGGAGGTATGCAGCCGCTTGTGGATAGTAGGATGGGGGCACTGGAAAGCCGCTTGACTCAGATCGAAATGATGGAAGAAGATCCATCACGCCTCTCGCTCATGGTCAACACCTAG
- a CDS encoding uncharacterized protein (EggNog:ENOG503NVBF; COG:T), translating to MSLKQEIETWVEALKYYDNNEFDEALQAFERISDTSKILFNMGVINATLGQHEQAVECYQRAVKLDQYLAVAYFQQGVSNFLLGDFEEALANFNDTLLYLRGNTLIDYGQLGLIFKLYSCEVLFNRGLCYIYLEQMEAGMQDLQYAVKEKVVEDHNVINDAIRDEAKGYTVFSIPVGVVYRPNEAKVRNLQQKDYLGKARLVAASDRANAFTGFAGAEMKQSTGPIEVKDDRPQEALSFAASNLVKPGLQSRRQQSEPPNSRNVFPPTPPPENDKPAQPSRAASVRNGPKPVPSRLNLEKSRPSDRYEKASPDEGPREQQRRPSRSASAAAPPSRGYSQRDPPSSRRRREEEEDTYNDDLYDMYQGGGGSRNSRSQRSNRGGNQPRDRYIEEEDEEGSDYDDGSFDEGDFEMMAPRRPGPGSVSGGSKRGSSRRDALRTIRVKVHANDVRYIMVGPAVEFPDFAAKIREKFNIPPRGQFLIKFKDEDSPELITMVDQDDLEMVMSGVRQNARKARSETGKMEVWVELQ from the exons ATGTCTTTAAAACAG GAAATAGAAACTTGGGTCGAGGCCCTCAAGTACTACGACAACAATGAGTTCGACGAAGCCCTTCAGGCCTTTGAGAGGATCTCGGATACCTCCAAGATTCTGTTCAACATGGGCGTGATCAATGCGACACTCGGCCAGCACGAGCAAGCT GTCGAATGCTACCAACGCGCTGTCAAACTCGACCAGTACCTCGCCGTCGCTTACTTTCAACAAGGTGTTTCCAACTTTTTGCTGGGTGATTTCGAGGAGGCCTTGGCGAACTTCAACGACACACTTCTTTACCTCCGCGGCAACACGCTGATCGACTATGGGCAGCTCGGGTTGATCTTCAAGCTCTACTCTTGCGAGGTCTTGTTCAACCGTGGTCTCTGCTACATATACCTGGAGCAAATGGAAGCTGGTATGCAAGATTTGCAGTACgccgtcaaggagaaggtggtggaggaccACAATGTAATCAACGATGCCATCAGGGATGAGGCGAAG GGCTATACAGTGTTCTCGATTcctgttggtgttgtctACAGGCCCAATGAGGCCAAGGTGCGAAATTTGCAGCAAAAAGACTACCTCGGGAAGGCCAGATTAGTTGCTGCCTCGGACAGAGCCAATGCCTTTACCGGATTTGCCGGTGCTGAAATGAAGCAATCT ACCGGCCCAATCGAGGTCAAGGACGACAGGCCACAAGAAGCCCTCTCCTTCGCCGCCAGCAACCTCGTCAAACCAGGCCTCCAGTCCAGAAGACAGCAATCCGAACCACCAAACAGCCGCAACGTcttccctccaaccccaccacccgagAACGACAAGCCAGCGCAACCAAGCCGCGCCGCCTCGGTCCGCAACGGACCCAAGCCCGTCCCCAGCCGCCTCAACCTCGAAAAGTCCCGCCCAAGCGACCGCTACGAAAAGGCCTCCCCAGACGAGGGACCACGCGAACAGCAGCGCCGGCCAAGCCgctccgcctcggccgctGCCCCCCCATCCCGCGGCTACTCCCAGCGcgatcccccctcctccaggagaagaagagaagaagaagaggacaCGTACAACGACGACCTCTACGACATGTaccaaggcggcggcggctccaGAAACAGCCGCTCCCAACGGAGCAACCGCGGCGGCAACCAGCCACGAGACCGCTAcatcgaggaagaagacgaagaaggcaGCGACTACGACGACGGCTCCTTTGACGAGGGCGACTTTGAGATGATGGCGCCCAGGAGGCCAGGTCCCGGTTCTGTCTCTGGGGGATCCAAGCGGGGGTCCTCGAGGAGGGACGCGCTGAGAACGATCAGGGTCAAGGTGCACGCCAATGACGTGCGGTACATCATGGTCGGGCCGGCGGTCGAGTTCCCCGACTTTGCGGCCAAGATCAGGGAGAAGTTCAACATCCCGCCCAGGGGTCAGTTCTTGATCAAGTTCAAGGACGAGGACTCGCCCGAGCTGATCACGATGGTGGACCAGGATGatctggagatggtgatgagcgGTGTGAGGCAGAATGCCAGGAAGGCGAGGTCGGAGAcggggaagatggag GTCTGGGTTGAACTGCAATAA